A window of the Halostagnicola kamekurae genome harbors these coding sequences:
- a CDS encoding zinc-dependent alcohol dehydrogenase family protein, which translates to MRAAIYKGPGEIAVEDVPKPELESPTDAVIRVTHTAICGSDLWFYRGDSDRDQGSRVGHEPMGIVEAVGDDVTSVEPGDRVLAPFSISCGECEFCRKGLYTSCVEDESWSGENGGAQGEYVKCPYADGTLVRVPDRYADDEDTLESLLPLTDVMGTGHHAAVSAGVSAGDTAVVIGDGAVGLCGVLAAQRLGAERIIAVGHHEDRLEIATEFGATETVTERGEAAIERVRELTHGGATHVMECVGAASAMNTAIAVARPGGTVGYVGVPYGVEDGGLDVFSMFSDNISLRGGVAPVRDYAEELMADVCQGTLDPSPIFTKTVDLDGVPEGYRAMDDREAIKVLVKP; encoded by the coding sequence ATGCGAGCAGCGATCTACAAAGGCCCCGGAGAAATCGCCGTCGAGGACGTACCGAAACCCGAACTCGAGTCGCCGACCGACGCGGTGATCCGCGTGACACACACCGCGATCTGCGGCTCGGACCTCTGGTTTTACCGAGGGGACAGCGATCGGGACCAGGGTTCGCGGGTGGGTCACGAACCGATGGGGATCGTGGAGGCCGTCGGCGACGACGTGACGTCGGTCGAGCCGGGCGATCGGGTGTTAGCCCCGTTCTCGATCAGCTGTGGCGAGTGTGAGTTCTGCCGGAAAGGCCTGTACACCTCCTGTGTCGAGGACGAATCGTGGAGCGGCGAGAACGGCGGCGCGCAGGGCGAGTACGTGAAGTGCCCGTACGCGGACGGCACGCTCGTTCGCGTGCCCGACCGGTACGCCGACGACGAGGACACCCTCGAGTCACTGCTGCCGCTGACCGACGTGATGGGGACCGGACACCACGCCGCCGTCAGCGCCGGCGTGTCCGCGGGCGACACCGCGGTCGTCATCGGCGACGGCGCGGTCGGATTGTGCGGCGTGCTCGCCGCCCAGCGTCTGGGCGCGGAGCGTATCATCGCGGTCGGACACCACGAGGACCGCCTCGAAATCGCTACCGAATTCGGCGCGACGGAAACGGTCACCGAGCGCGGCGAGGCTGCTATCGAACGCGTTCGGGAGTTGACCCACGGTGGCGCGACTCACGTCATGGAGTGCGTCGGTGCCGCGTCCGCGATGAACACGGCCATCGCGGTCGCCCGCCCCGGCGGGACGGTCGGCTACGTCGGCGTACCATACGGCGTCGAAGACGGCGGTCTGGACGTGTTCTCGATGTTCTCGGACAACATCTCACTGCGGGGCGGCGTCGCGCCGGTTCGAGACTACGCGGAAGAACTCATGGCCGACGTGTGTCAGGGGACGCTCGATCCGTCGCCGATCTTCACGAAGACGGTCGACCTCGACGGTGTTCCGGAAG